The Nematostella vectensis chromosome 6, jaNemVect1.1, whole genome shotgun sequence region TTTGAAATAACATCTTCTTCTTCTGAGGGAGCTGGTGATGGATCCACAATATCTGGCTGTTCTTGTTGCTCTCGACTCATTTCAACGGCACAAACTGCAAACACTGAGCACACCCTGTCgacagactcgtacccagtcgctTCTAAGGGGAAAGAGCGATGCGCGCAATGCATTGTGGGGCCTGCCCTGTCGATCTGAGCGCGAAAATCCGAAGGAGAGCGAAGTATGTGTTGCTGGCATTTTTATTCTGCTCTTCGGTGATCTGATTGGCTGTTTTTCCCGCTTTTTTCTACGATGTTGTTCATTGGTCAAACTTAAATCACGTGACTAAAATATCAGCCTAATATGGGTTGGCTGTGTACTTGATTTTTTAGCTGTTCTACTGGTCTGCGGTTTCgctttcaaaagaaaaaaatggcggGTTTGTAGTTTCCGGCGGGTTGAATGTTTTCTAGTTAAAAATGTGGAAAAGAAGTGATGTGTCTTGCTGCAACTGCACTGAGAAAAAATACCGCCATGTTCACTGCCCTTGTGCTACCTGCAATGGTCGTGCAACTGATCGAAAAACTGAAATAAGACACTGGAAAGAAGCAAATAGAGCTGCATCGAGGTCATCCCAACGCCAATGTTCGACATCAGCCGCCCAAGATTCTGAGTCTTTTGTCTTTGCAGTTGAGGACAGCGATAGTGAAATAGAAGCTGATAATTTTACAATTGAAGATAATTTATTACCCAATCCAGATACACCTGATACAGATGAAACAGATACAGATGACCAAGATTTGAAtgctgataatgataatgatattgatAATACTAATCATGATGCGAATTCCCGCCATTATAATCCCCTAAAGAGGCTTGTTGTCGATGCCGTTTTGAATGCACTAAAAATACAGAAAGAAAGCggaatgtcaatcaaaacatttGAAGATATTTTGGAATTTGGCAAACGATTATTGTTGGATTCATCCTCTGAACAGGTCTTTTTTGATAGAGACATTTTGACTACTTTGTGGCCTAAGTCGTGGAGTGATGTGCAAGCTCTTTTAAAAGAGGAGGGTTATCAAGATGCTCGagaatattttatttgcttttgttATAAAACTAGGCCAATCAATTCAGACACTAGAATAAAGTACACTGGCAAATATAGTTTAATGACCAGCAAAGATGAAGTCTGCTCTAACTGTGGAAATAAAGGTGTTATAGCATACTATTATCTTGGCCTTCAAAACAAAGTTAAAAACTGGTTTCGTGATGAAAACATGTGCAACAAAATGCTATCTCACTGGAATGAACGTGAACACTGGCTCGGAGTGGAACAATCATGGCCAATCAAAAAGGAAATGTGGGATGGTGAGCGCTGGAATGAGTTGCAATGGTTTTGGGATCCTAATAAGACCTGGGTCATCCCATGCCGTTGTGAGCATTGTGGTATTCCCATACCAGCAAAGCATTTGATTGAATCACAGGATGCTGTTACAGCTGGTAAAAAGCTTGAGGAATGCCCAGAATGTCTGGAATCTTTTGAACACTCTCTCAAGACAACTAATGGTTCTCCAATAAACATTGCTCTCATTGGTCATTGGGATGGGTGGCAAGCCTTCAGTTCCAGCACACGAAGTTGTGGATCTTTGGAGGTCTCAATTGCAAATATGAAGAAGGCAGATAGAAGTCACACCAGTGAAGTTTACGTAGTTGGATTTGTCCCATTGTCTTCTACTC contains the following coding sequences:
- the LOC116618096 gene encoding uncharacterized protein LOC116618096; this encodes MWKRSDVSCCNCTEKKYRHVHCPCATCNGRATDRKTEIRHWKEANRAASRSSQRQCSTSAAQDSESFVFAVEDSDSEIEADNFTIEDNLLPNPDTPDTDETDTDDQDLNADNDNDIDNTNHDANSRHYNPLKRLVVDAVLNALKIQKESGMSIKTFEDILEFGKRLLLDSSSEQVFFDRDILTTLWPKSWSDVQALLKEEGYQDAREYFICFCYKTRPINSDTRIKYTGKYSLMTSKDEVCSNCGNKGVIAYYYLGLQNKVKNWFRDENMCNKMLSHWNEREHWLGVEQSWPIKKEMWDGERWNELQWFWDPNKTWVIPCRCEHCGIPIPAKHLIESQDAVTAGKKLEECPECLESFEHSLKTTNGSPINIALIGHWDGWQAFSSSTRSCGSLEVSIANMKKADRSHTSEVYVVGFVPLSSTPKLPETYDPFLQPLMEDICEGFINGFEVRLPQEPNMKRVRVLLLCWSGDHPGQCEVGKLLNQGKCACRRCKLVGQHLPMNESNNHMYYGDNRIHYRHKWESRDISLMLTDLYDVEAESRISVRKRMSSEKGVTGISLLHKYLYPLYNFDILKDLTFDVFHTVCLNVVKSQAERILDHELVDKKSLDREIKNFPWPRELKCGRLPKSIQSYNGSLGQWKAEGLQKFSFPMADCVLDSKLESPKEQEIQHLISRLTELHFNSGRYGWTNSMI